Proteins encoded by one window of Cystobacter ferrugineus:
- a CDS encoding GNAT family N-acetyltransferase, with translation MLERRTPRLLLRPLGSGDEDAFHRLLNDPHVRRYLCDDLPVSREMVQEHIAFSQRSFRERGFGLFSLFLVEQPETFIGFTGLGRIDDGEEVELWYGLAPEHWGRGLATEAAEAMLRFGFEQLGMEELWAGADLDNAASFRVMERLGMTRVGERLVGPRHVRALYYRLTRGAAHLSNSAPCSRR, from the coding sequence ATGTTGGAACGTCGTACCCCTCGCCTCCTGCTCCGCCCCTTGGGTTCCGGGGACGAGGATGCATTCCACCGATTGCTCAACGACCCCCATGTGCGGCGCTACCTCTGCGATGACCTGCCGGTCTCCCGGGAGATGGTCCAGGAGCACATCGCCTTCAGCCAGCGGAGCTTCCGTGAGCGGGGCTTTGGTCTGTTCAGCCTCTTCCTGGTGGAGCAGCCCGAGACGTTCATCGGTTTCACCGGGCTCGGGCGTATCGACGACGGTGAGGAGGTGGAGCTCTGGTACGGCCTGGCACCCGAGCACTGGGGGCGCGGCCTGGCGACCGAGGCCGCCGAGGCCATGCTGCGCTTCGGCTTCGAGCAATTGGGGATGGAGGAGCTCTGGGCCGGGGCGGACCTGGACAACGCGGCCTCCTTCCGGGTCATGGAACGTCTGGGGATGACCCGGGTGGGAGAGCGTCTCGTCGGACCCCGGCACGTGCGGGCGCTGTACTACCGGCTCACGCGTGGAGCCGCGCATCTCTCGAACTCCGCTCCATGTTCACGTCGGTGA
- a CDS encoding trypsin-like serine peptidase: protein MGLLCGCNAIPIEEERASDPLNSTRSAVIVGTVNWSSTNSLTEGYPIYNAGKVGYLDIPARATRCTAWLASTDIVITNNHCIADAAQAAGAQVAFNYNDGVSSASYVWYNCSTFLETWPEYDMTALRCGPRNGLTPGQAQGGWLHISTTDAVNNQELYVIHQNCDYYTDAWCSPTKKFSPGRVTHANLTQTDVAYDADTLGGSSGSPVFSSFHHVVALHHLGYGGNSQGRGSYNSGVKASFLRAALYEIGVGWECGNGTCDPNEANDGSCPYDCTALCQAKCSDGVTCCGADGSCPDGLSCW, encoded by the coding sequence ATGGGGCTGCTCTGTGGCTGTAACGCGATTCCGATCGAAGAGGAACGTGCTTCGGACCCGCTGAACAGCACCCGCTCGGCGGTCATTGTCGGAACGGTGAACTGGTCGAGCACCAACTCCCTCACCGAGGGCTATCCCATCTACAACGCCGGGAAGGTGGGCTACCTCGACATTCCCGCGCGCGCGACCCGGTGCACGGCATGGCTGGCCTCCACCGATATCGTCATCACCAACAATCACTGCATCGCCGACGCCGCCCAGGCCGCTGGCGCCCAGGTGGCCTTCAACTATAACGACGGCGTCAGCTCCGCTTCGTATGTCTGGTACAACTGTTCGACGTTCCTCGAGACGTGGCCGGAGTATGACATGACCGCTCTGAGGTGCGGCCCTCGCAACGGGCTCACCCCAGGGCAGGCACAGGGCGGCTGGTTGCACATTTCCACGACGGATGCCGTCAACAACCAGGAACTCTACGTCATCCACCAGAACTGCGACTACTACACGGACGCCTGGTGCTCTCCGACCAAGAAGTTTTCTCCAGGCCGGGTGACCCATGCCAACTTGACGCAGACCGACGTTGCCTACGACGCAGACACGCTCGGAGGTTCGTCTGGCTCGCCGGTCTTCTCCAGCTTCCACCATGTGGTGGCGCTGCACCACCTCGGTTATGGCGGCAATTCTCAGGGTCGTGGCAGCTACAACTCAGGCGTCAAGGCATCCTTCCTGCGGGCGGCCCTTTACGAGATCGGTGTTGGCTGGGAATGCGGCAACGGCACGTGTGATCCCAATGAAGCCAACGATGGGAGCTGTCCGTACGACTGCACCGCCCTCTGCCAGGCCAAGTGCTCGGATGGCGTGACGTGCTGCGGTGCCGATGGCTCTTGTCCTGATGGCCTCTCCTGTTGGTAG
- a CDS encoding YbaN family protein: MESHSPSVDEGRNRRFRSLFMALGFVCVGLGMLGAVLPLLPATPFLLIALWAFSRSSPRFHHWLYTHPHFGPRLQEWKQYGTVPVKVKASAISAMGVSFALMAFVMRVKWPVLAVSGSLMLIGAAYILSRPSRPPG, translated from the coding sequence ATGGAGTCACATTCCCCGAGCGTCGACGAGGGCCGGAACCGGCGCTTCCGGTCCCTCTTCATGGCGCTCGGGTTCGTTTGTGTGGGCCTGGGGATGCTCGGTGCGGTCCTGCCGCTGCTTCCCGCGACGCCCTTCCTACTCATCGCGTTGTGGGCGTTCTCGCGCAGCTCGCCCCGCTTCCATCACTGGTTGTACACGCACCCGCACTTCGGGCCTCGGCTCCAGGAATGGAAGCAGTACGGCACCGTGCCGGTGAAGGTGAAGGCGAGCGCGATCTCCGCCATGGGGGTGAGCTTCGCGCTCATGGCCTTCGTCATGCGGGTGAAGTGGCCCGTGCTGGCCGTCTCCGGATCGCTGATGCTCATCGGGGCGGCCTACATTCTCAGCCGCCCCAGCCGTCCACCCGGCTGA
- a CDS encoding LysR family transcriptional regulator, translating into MDRIDAMRVFVSALDEGSLAGAGRVLGRSPAAVTRAITFLENHVGVQLLHRTTRSIRLSEAGERYAAACRRILTDLEEADMLAAGERGAPRGLLSITAPLVSGSRILRPILDAFLEQQPAVKARLLLLDRTVSLVDEGIDVGLRIAHLPDSSLVATRVGEVRKVLCASPAYLDSAPPIESPADLARQRCIQMTSFGQESWKFPPVSGSTVTRHVTIEPRLVVNTVEAAVESALEGRGITRVFSYQIAEEVAAGRLRIILAEDEPAPFPVHLITPEGRLSVPKVRAFFDFAAPRLKAEFARRQRACTD; encoded by the coding sequence ATGGACCGCATCGACGCCATGCGCGTGTTCGTCTCCGCGCTCGATGAGGGAAGTCTGGCTGGCGCGGGCCGCGTCCTCGGACGTTCGCCCGCCGCCGTCACGCGCGCCATCACCTTCCTGGAGAACCACGTGGGGGTTCAGCTCCTGCACCGCACCACGCGCTCCATCCGTCTCAGCGAAGCCGGTGAGCGCTACGCGGCCGCGTGCCGCCGCATCCTGACCGACCTCGAGGAAGCGGACATGCTGGCGGCGGGCGAGCGCGGCGCGCCCCGGGGCCTGCTCTCCATCACCGCCCCACTCGTCAGCGGCTCCCGCATCCTCCGCCCCATCCTCGACGCCTTTCTCGAGCAGCAACCCGCGGTGAAGGCCCGCCTGCTGCTGCTCGATCGCACCGTCAGCCTCGTGGATGAAGGCATCGACGTGGGCCTGCGCATCGCGCACCTGCCCGACTCCAGCCTCGTCGCCACGCGCGTGGGCGAAGTCCGCAAGGTGCTCTGCGCGTCGCCCGCCTATCTCGATTCGGCCCCGCCCATCGAAAGCCCGGCCGATCTCGCGCGCCAGCGCTGCATCCAGATGACCTCGTTCGGGCAGGAGTCCTGGAAATTCCCCCCCGTGAGCGGCTCCACCGTGACCCGGCACGTGACGATTGAACCGAGGCTCGTGGTCAACACGGTGGAGGCGGCGGTGGAATCCGCGCTGGAGGGTCGCGGAATCACGCGCGTCTTCTCCTATCAGATCGCCGAGGAGGTGGCCGCGGGCAGGCTCCGGATCATCCTGGCCGAGGATGAGCCCGCGCCGTTCCCGGTGCATCTCATCACCCCGGAGGGGCGGCTGTCGGTGCCGAAGGTCCGCGCCTTCTTCGACTTCGCGGCTCCCCGCCTCAAGGCGGAGTTCGCCCGCCGGCAGCGCGCCTGCACGGACTGA
- a CDS encoding ATP-binding cassette domain-containing protein encodes MSLEPEAALLTARAPGRPLTRLGVLVTVLLASALAPTLPSRLALWGVGLVLLALSDVPRARWRALCAGVVWMGGLGALVSLTTRSTEPALSLVLRGCTALTWTVWFGATTSWPALRTELRRAGFSSRALDAMDATVAHGLLLLRTLSARRDAAVLRQGLAPGQPRLDCLGRVLAGGMALAFERSVRLEEARVVRAAATPPEDITAEGAPVAGLRGATVLAEEGRARLESVELWLQRGEWVALAGPSGSGKSTLLRVVSGLEPLARGALLRFGRPVSGGDVAARVDGRVALVLQEPDDQLFGTTPLDDLVWGLLRRGVPEPEACVRARRMLEELGVGGLAERPVHGLSFGERKRVACAAALVCEPELLLLDEPTAGLDPVAARELARALERAAAARPLTVVWATHELEHLPSRVERVVLLRQGRTVFEGARALALRPRVLDQAGLWAGEDLPR; translated from the coding sequence ATGTCCCTTGAGCCCGAAGCCGCCCTGCTGACGGCCCGCGCGCCAGGCCGGCCCCTGACGAGGCTGGGCGTGCTCGTCACGGTGCTGCTCGCGAGCGCCCTGGCTCCCACCCTGCCCTCGCGGCTCGCGCTGTGGGGCGTGGGCCTCGTGCTGCTCGCCCTGAGCGATGTGCCGCGGGCCCGCTGGCGAGCGCTCTGCGCCGGGGTGGTCTGGATGGGAGGACTCGGCGCGCTCGTCTCGCTCACCACCCGGAGCACGGAGCCGGCGCTGTCCCTCGTCCTCCGGGGGTGCACGGCGCTCACCTGGACGGTGTGGTTCGGCGCCACCACCTCCTGGCCCGCGCTGCGCACGGAGCTGCGTCGGGCCGGGTTCTCCTCGCGGGCCCTGGATGCGATGGACGCCACGGTGGCCCACGGGCTGCTGCTGCTGCGCACCCTGTCGGCGCGGCGGGACGCGGCCGTGCTGCGCCAGGGCCTGGCACCGGGACAACCGCGTCTGGACTGCCTGGGCCGGGTGCTCGCCGGAGGCATGGCGCTGGCTTTCGAGCGCTCGGTGCGTCTGGAGGAAGCGCGCGTGGTGCGTGCCGCGGCCACGCCTCCGGAGGACATCACGGCGGAGGGCGCTCCCGTGGCCGGGTTGAGAGGCGCCACCGTGCTCGCGGAGGAAGGGCGCGCGCGGCTGGAGTCGGTGGAGCTCTGGCTCCAGCGCGGGGAGTGGGTGGCGCTGGCCGGGCCGAGTGGCTCGGGAAAGAGCACGCTCCTGCGCGTGGTGTCGGGACTGGAGCCGCTCGCGCGGGGCGCGCTGCTGCGCTTTGGCCGGCCCGTATCGGGCGGGGACGTGGCGGCACGCGTGGATGGACGCGTGGCGCTGGTGCTGCAGGAGCCGGATGATCAGCTCTTCGGCACCACGCCCCTGGACGACCTGGTATGGGGCCTGCTGCGCAGGGGGGTCCCCGAGCCGGAGGCCTGCGTCCGGGCACGGCGGATGTTGGAGGAGCTCGGCGTGGGCGGGTTGGCGGAGCGTCCGGTGCACGGGTTGAGCTTCGGCGAGCGCAAGCGGGTGGCTTGTGCCGCGGCGCTGGTGTGCGAGCCGGAGTTGCTCCTGCTCGACGAGCCCACGGCGGGGTTGGATCCGGTCGCGGCGCGAGAGCTGGCGCGGGCTCTGGAGCGTGCGGCGGCGGCCCGTCCCCTCACCGTGGTGTGGGCGACGCACGAGCTCGAACACCTGCCCTCGCGCGTGGAGCGCGTGGTGCTGCTACGCCAGGGGCGCACCGTGTTCGAGGGCGCACGAGCGCTCGCGCTGCGGCCCCGGGTGCTCGACCAGGCGGGGCTGTGGGCCGGGGAGGACCTCCCCCGCTGA
- a CDS encoding CobW family GTP-binding protein has translation MKTPHPTRARVPVTVLTGYLGAGKTTLLNRILTEHHGKRIAVIENEFGEVGVDNDLVLSADEEIFEMNNGCICCTVRGDLIRILGNLMKRKDRFDYILIETTGLADPAPVVQTFFVDEDISEQLELDALITVVDTHHVHLHLDDSDEVKEQIAFADVILLNKTDLVTPGELEALEKRIRAMNRFARIHRTNRCELPMDQLLDLGAFDLDKALEVDPGFLKEDAHEHDETVTSVGIELPGDVDLKRFDKWLRGLLVERGTDIFRSKGIISLKDNPKPLVFQGVHMLLDSSEGKPWGRKPRGNKLTFIGRNLQREELLKGFRRCLA, from the coding sequence ATGAAGACCCCCCACCCGACGAGGGCCCGCGTGCCCGTCACCGTCCTCACCGGCTACCTCGGCGCCGGCAAGACGACCCTCCTCAACCGGATCCTCACCGAGCACCACGGCAAGCGCATCGCCGTCATCGAGAACGAGTTCGGCGAGGTCGGCGTGGACAATGATCTCGTGCTCAGCGCGGACGAGGAAATCTTCGAGATGAACAACGGCTGCATCTGCTGCACCGTGCGCGGGGATCTCATCCGCATCCTGGGCAACCTGATGAAGCGCAAGGATCGCTTCGACTACATCCTCATCGAGACGACGGGCCTGGCGGACCCCGCGCCGGTGGTGCAGACCTTCTTCGTTGACGAGGACATCTCCGAGCAATTGGAGCTGGACGCGCTCATCACGGTGGTGGACACGCACCACGTGCACCTGCACCTGGATGACAGCGACGAGGTGAAGGAGCAGATCGCCTTCGCGGACGTCATCCTGCTCAACAAGACGGACCTGGTGACACCCGGGGAGCTGGAGGCGTTGGAGAAGCGCATTCGCGCGATGAACCGCTTCGCGCGCATCCACCGCACGAACCGGTGCGAGCTGCCCATGGACCAGTTGCTGGACCTCGGGGCGTTCGATCTGGACAAGGCGCTGGAGGTGGATCCCGGCTTCCTGAAGGAGGACGCGCACGAGCACGACGAGACGGTGACGTCCGTGGGCATCGAGCTGCCGGGAGACGTGGACCTGAAGCGCTTCGACAAGTGGCTGCGCGGCCTGCTGGTGGAACGGGGCACGGACATCTTCCGTTCCAAGGGCATCATCAGCCTGAAGGACAATCCGAAGCCGCTCGTCTTCCAGGGCGTGCACATGCTGTTGGACTCGAGCGAGGGCAAGCCATGGGGCAGGAAGCCGCGCGGCAACAAGCTCACCTTCATCGGGCGCAACCTCCAGCGGGAGGAGCTGCTCAAGGGATTCCGGCGATGCCTGGCGTGA
- a CDS encoding alpha/beta fold hydrolase, producing the protein MSATTSTPLPVTHHRTTQVGGLEIFYREAGPADAPVVVLLHGYPSSSHMYRHLIPALADRYHVIAPDLPGFGLSAMPAREAFTYSFASYAEIIDALLEQLGARRYALYVMDYGAPTGFRLALRHPERVTALITQNGNAYEEGLQAFWDPIKALWADNSRERRDAVRPFMTLEGTRSQYVDGVKDVSRLDPAAWLHDQLFLDRPGSIEIQLDLIYDYRNNVALYPKFQEFFRTYQPPTLIAWGANDNIFPAEGAKAFLRDLPNAELHLLDTGHFALEDKADEIVPLMRDFLARHLPA; encoded by the coding sequence ATGTCCGCCACCACGTCGACCCCCCTTCCCGTCACCCACCATCGGACCACGCAGGTCGGGGGCCTGGAGATCTTCTATCGCGAGGCGGGTCCGGCCGACGCGCCCGTGGTCGTGCTGCTGCACGGCTATCCCAGCTCGTCACATATGTACCGCCACCTGATCCCCGCGCTGGCGGATCGCTACCATGTGATCGCGCCCGACCTTCCCGGCTTCGGCCTGTCGGCGATGCCCGCGCGCGAGGCGTTCACGTACAGCTTCGCGAGCTACGCGGAGATCATCGACGCCCTGCTCGAGCAGCTCGGTGCGAGGCGTTACGCGCTCTATGTCATGGATTATGGCGCGCCGACGGGCTTCCGGCTCGCGCTCAGGCATCCCGAACGGGTGACGGCGCTCATCACCCAGAATGGCAATGCCTATGAAGAGGGCCTCCAGGCCTTCTGGGATCCCATCAAGGCGCTGTGGGCCGACAATTCACGCGAGCGTCGCGACGCGGTGCGGCCCTTCATGACGCTCGAAGGCACCCGGTCCCAGTACGTCGATGGCGTCAAGGATGTGTCCCGCCTCGATCCGGCGGCCTGGCTTCATGATCAGCTCTTCCTGGATCGGCCGGGCAGCATCGAGATCCAACTGGATCTCATCTACGACTACCGGAACAACGTGGCGCTCTATCCGAAGTTCCAGGAGTTCTTCCGGACGTACCAGCCGCCCACGCTGATCGCCTGGGGCGCCAACGACAACATCTTCCCGGCCGAGGGCGCGAAGGCCTTCCTGCGCGACCTGCCCAACGCCGAACTCCACCTGCTCGACACCGGGCACTTCGCCCTCGAGGACAAGGCCGACGAGATCGTGCCGCTGATGCGCGACTTCCTGGCGCGCCACCTGCCGGCCTGA
- a CDS encoding GNAT family N-acetyltransferase, translated as MGQTSTAIVVRDYRPTDVDALMALFRTAVLQVARRDYTEAQVRAWAGRMDRERWIKRLAARPTFVAEVGGEVAGFSDLEPDGHIDMLFVHADHQGRGVASALFDHILARARAAGLGRLYTEASLTARPFFERHGFTVIAAQDVPVADEVLRNFRMERVL; from the coding sequence ATGGGTCAGACCTCCACCGCCATCGTCGTGCGTGACTACCGCCCCACGGACGTGGACGCCTTGATGGCCTTGTTCCGCACCGCGGTGCTCCAGGTGGCCCGGCGCGACTACACCGAAGCCCAGGTGCGGGCCTGGGCGGGACGGATGGACCGGGAGCGCTGGATCAAACGCCTGGCCGCCAGGCCGACCTTCGTCGCCGAGGTGGGCGGCGAGGTCGCCGGATTCAGCGACCTGGAGCCCGATGGGCACATCGACATGCTGTTCGTCCACGCGGACCATCAGGGCCGGGGCGTCGCCTCGGCGCTGTTCGATCACATCCTGGCCCGCGCGAGGGCGGCGGGCCTCGGGCGCCTCTATACCGAGGCCAGCCTCACCGCCCGGCCGTTCTTCGAGCGCCACGGCTTCACGGTCATCGCGGCCCAGGACGTGCCCGTCGCCGACGAGGTGCTGCGCAACTTCCGGATGGAGCGGGTCCTCTAG
- a CDS encoding GxGYxYP domain-containing protein → MKIDRWARWAPVFAMTLTAWGVCRPTLALAAGLTWPANQVLPSFTAPAATLDVMDLTAAREDEAALFTTLKGLVNRTQPRIFTYDTAVRGQDGKYGWLNSLGLGYTDVADNWSLLSKYRSEVAGIVIYDPAVPDTLNLATTLAGLRDGVVASPELASRLTSAPYNLPILMDLRGRFTTKLQVYQYLYDNHWSQVTHRVLIGLAPGIKGFLRDYATATKMAVVWLDPRVAAEDSLLRKFLVAMPYGSGGIYMGWWPEEASGVQRVSEYGISTVASDFASNLTVFGGTSRAVNVKPVPNKPTLNNKIYITLILSDGDNLQYVEHLFKKLWDSPARGQVPLGWTISPAMLDAMPGVLNYLHATATPNDNLISGPTGLGYTYPNYWGNASHLDNYVSLSNDYMNRSGLKVLTVWNKIDGATNTNVGNSFAYNAPSLLGLTAQNAGGGITVYNNVLPSQGLNATYCPTESSMISEINKAISGWNGTAPRFVSIQANPWEGNSIQSFVNVVNTFKGNGNIVFVRPDNYFQLMRESYLLPTDPSTVVKTYEAETTSYAASPFSHTVGRSSDNGWTANVSQDNAGMMLYGPYVSTFPAGQLTTTFKMKIDVNTGNNDHVVTLDIRDATTGQVLTSFDVYRHQFKAPGVYQDFSLTYENVAGHQLEFRADYKDRAAINIDKVTTTTRIGQYEAEGAVVAHHAGRSSGDGWQASPPLDAAGHMVYGPYDAQVPVGHRKVTFRVKTDNNSLGAQVVATLDVRDNTTGAVLSSMELTSQQFAAANQYQDFRLGFQQTAINRVLEYRVHFPRTATITVDRITLH, encoded by the coding sequence ATGAAGATCGACCGATGGGCCCGGTGGGCGCCCGTCTTCGCCATGACCTTGACGGCGTGGGGGGTGTGCCGCCCCACGCTGGCCCTGGCGGCTGGACTCACCTGGCCCGCGAATCAGGTACTCCCGTCCTTCACCGCGCCCGCGGCGACGCTGGACGTGATGGATTTGACCGCCGCCCGGGAGGACGAGGCGGCGCTCTTCACGACCCTCAAGGGGCTCGTCAACAGGACCCAACCCCGCATCTTCACGTACGACACCGCCGTGCGAGGTCAGGATGGCAAGTATGGCTGGCTCAATTCCCTGGGGCTTGGCTACACGGATGTGGCCGACAACTGGAGCCTCCTGAGCAAGTACCGGAGCGAGGTCGCGGGCATCGTCATCTACGACCCCGCGGTGCCCGACACGCTCAACCTGGCCACCACGCTCGCGGGTCTGCGCGATGGCGTCGTCGCTTCCCCGGAGCTGGCCTCCCGGTTGACGTCCGCGCCCTACAACCTGCCCATCCTCATGGACCTGCGCGGCAGGTTCACGACGAAGCTCCAGGTCTACCAGTACCTGTACGACAACCACTGGTCCCAGGTGACGCACCGGGTGCTCATCGGGCTCGCGCCGGGCATCAAGGGCTTCCTGCGGGATTACGCCACGGCCACGAAGATGGCCGTCGTGTGGCTGGATCCGCGGGTCGCCGCGGAGGACTCGCTGCTCAGGAAGTTCCTGGTGGCCATGCCCTATGGAAGCGGGGGCATCTACATGGGCTGGTGGCCGGAAGAAGCCTCGGGCGTCCAGCGCGTCTCCGAGTACGGCATCTCCACGGTGGCCAGTGACTTCGCCTCGAACCTGACGGTGTTCGGCGGAACGTCCCGGGCGGTGAACGTCAAACCCGTTCCCAACAAGCCCACCCTGAACAACAAGATCTACATCACGCTCATCCTGAGCGACGGGGACAACCTGCAGTACGTGGAGCATCTCTTCAAGAAGCTCTGGGACAGTCCCGCCCGAGGACAGGTTCCCCTCGGATGGACCATCTCGCCGGCCATGCTGGACGCCATGCCCGGTGTGCTCAACTACCTGCACGCCACCGCCACGCCCAACGACAACCTCATCTCGGGCCCCACCGGACTGGGCTACACCTATCCCAACTACTGGGGGAACGCGTCCCATCTGGACAACTACGTGTCGCTGTCCAATGACTACATGAACCGCTCGGGGTTGAAGGTCCTCACCGTGTGGAACAAGATCGACGGGGCCACGAACACCAACGTGGGAAACTCCTTCGCGTACAACGCGCCGTCCCTCCTGGGGTTGACCGCGCAGAACGCGGGCGGAGGCATCACGGTGTACAACAACGTCCTGCCGAGCCAGGGCCTCAATGCCACGTACTGCCCGACGGAGAGCTCGATGATCTCGGAGATCAACAAAGCCATCTCCGGCTGGAACGGCACGGCTCCCCGGTTCGTCAGCATCCAGGCCAATCCGTGGGAGGGCAACAGCATCCAGAGCTTCGTCAACGTGGTGAACACCTTCAAGGGCAACGGCAACATCGTCTTCGTGAGGCCGGACAACTACTTCCAGCTCATGCGCGAGTCCTACCTCCTGCCCACGGATCCCTCCACGGTGGTGAAGACGTACGAGGCGGAGACGACGAGCTATGCCGCCTCGCCGTTCTCGCACACCGTCGGCCGGTCGAGCGACAACGGATGGACGGCGAACGTCTCCCAGGACAACGCCGGCATGATGCTGTACGGCCCCTATGTCTCGACCTTCCCGGCCGGGCAGCTCACCACCACGTTCAAGATGAAGATCGACGTCAACACCGGCAACAACGACCACGTCGTGACGCTCGATATCCGGGATGCCACCACGGGGCAGGTGTTGACGTCGTTCGATGTCTACCGCCACCAGTTCAAGGCCCCTGGCGTCTACCAGGACTTCAGCCTGACCTATGAGAACGTCGCCGGCCATCAGCTCGAGTTCCGGGCCGACTACAAGGACAGGGCGGCCATCAACATCGACAAGGTCACGACGACGACCCGCATCGGCCAGTACGAGGCGGAAGGGGCCGTGGTGGCACATCACGCCGGACGCTCGAGCGGCGATGGCTGGCAGGCCTCGCCCCCCCTCGATGCGGCCGGGCACATGGTCTACGGCCCCTATGACGCCCAGGTGCCCGTTGGCCATCGGAAGGTGACGTTCCGGGTGAAGACGGACAACAACTCGCTCGGCGCTCAGGTGGTCGCGACCCTGGACGTGAGGGACAACACCACGGGAGCCGTCCTCTCGAGCATGGAGCTGACGTCACAACAGTTCGCCGCCGCCAACCAGTACCAGGACTTCCGCCTGGGCTTCCAGCAGACGGCGATCAACCGCGTCCTCGAATACCGGGTCCATTTCCCCAGGACCGCGACGATCACCGTCGACAGGATCACCCTCCACTGA
- a CDS encoding WD40 repeat domain-containing protein yields the protein MPGVSVASRRGRAAPMLAELYARVELPDHVNALRWSPEGALLAAASLAGPVFLLDGGSGAVRRELRGHEGGALCVDFSPDGTRLASGGQDGAVRLYGVADGAVKAEQSSGGAWVEHLEWAPSGKSLASAAGRGVRVWSSRLTHLGGFESHPGTVSALYWLEEKDEVVAACNGGLFRSAAGQTKPTGYMPYKGAIQAVAPSPDGRFIAIGCQDGTAFVWWMGSTRTFTMPGHQGKVRVLAWSPESTILATGDAEAINLWRLSGPGSRKEQPLRLETPGGRVTGLVWRNDGLLMSTSEDGTLRGWLPHEGGEPLFTVRAEEPLSELVLSPDGIHVAAAGLHGRAFLFRLPVLVDARPRVAQRRELSAK from the coding sequence ATGCCTGGCGTGAGCGTGGCGAGCAGGCGCGGACGTGCCGCCCCCATGCTGGCGGAGTTGTACGCGCGCGTGGAGTTGCCGGACCATGTGAACGCGCTGCGGTGGAGCCCGGAGGGCGCGCTGCTGGCGGCGGCCTCGCTCGCGGGCCCGGTTTTCCTCCTGGACGGCGGGAGTGGCGCGGTGCGGCGCGAGCTGCGTGGCCACGAGGGAGGCGCCCTGTGCGTGGACTTCTCCCCGGATGGCACGCGGCTGGCCAGCGGAGGACAGGACGGCGCGGTGCGGCTGTACGGCGTGGCCGACGGTGCCGTGAAGGCCGAGCAGTCCTCGGGAGGCGCCTGGGTGGAGCACCTGGAGTGGGCCCCGAGTGGGAAGTCCCTGGCCTCGGCGGCGGGGCGCGGGGTGCGGGTGTGGTCCTCCCGGCTGACGCACCTGGGTGGATTCGAGTCCCACCCGGGCACGGTCTCCGCGCTGTACTGGCTGGAGGAGAAGGACGAGGTGGTGGCCGCGTGCAACGGGGGCCTGTTCCGCTCGGCGGCGGGGCAGACGAAGCCCACGGGCTACATGCCCTACAAGGGAGCCATCCAGGCGGTGGCGCCGAGTCCGGATGGACGCTTCATCGCCATTGGCTGCCAGGATGGCACGGCCTTCGTGTGGTGGATGGGTTCCACCCGGACCTTCACCATGCCGGGCCACCAGGGAAAGGTGCGCGTGCTGGCCTGGAGCCCGGAGAGCACGATCCTGGCGACGGGGGACGCGGAGGCCATCAACCTCTGGCGGCTGTCCGGCCCCGGCTCCCGGAAGGAGCAGCCGCTGCGGTTGGAGACCCCGGGAGGGCGCGTGACGGGCCTCGTCTGGAGGAACGATGGGCTGCTCATGTCCACGTCCGAGGATGGCACGTTGCGCGGCTGGCTCCCGCACGAAGGCGGCGAGCCGCTCTTCACCGTGCGCGCGGAGGAGCCGCTCTCGGAACTGGTGCTGTCGCCGGATGGGATACACGTGGCCGCGGCGGGGCTCCACGGACGCGCCTTCCTCTTCCGCCTCCCCGTCTTGGTGGACGCACGGCCACGGGTGGCACAGCGGCGCGAGTTGTCAGCGAAGTGA